From the Cumulibacter manganitolerans genome, one window contains:
- a CDS encoding RecB family exonuclease, translating into MPQIPAEAPERAVTGSLSPSRAADFKTCPLLYRFRSVDRLPEAPSSAAVRGTVVHAVLERMFDLPRAQRTPSTARDMVEPAWEQIAEAEPELRALFDADHDGTAQATWLASARDLVSTYFELEDPRGFDPTGRELLVETVLDDGLLLRGYVDRLDTAPDGQVRVVDYKTGASPREAFEGKALFQMKFYALVLWRTTGTIPAQLKLMYLSDRDELRYCPDQHELERLERQLAALWAAIEKSLAAREFRPNPSKLCNWCDHKALCPAYGGTPPPFPDEHALSFTINRRTENPTAD; encoded by the coding sequence GTGCCTCAGATACCAGCCGAAGCCCCCGAGCGCGCCGTCACCGGCTCGTTGTCGCCGTCGCGCGCGGCCGACTTCAAGACCTGCCCCCTGCTCTACCGCTTCCGCAGCGTCGACCGGCTCCCGGAGGCGCCGTCCTCCGCTGCGGTCCGCGGCACCGTCGTGCACGCGGTGCTGGAGCGGATGTTCGACCTGCCGCGGGCGCAGCGCACGCCGTCGACCGCCCGCGACATGGTCGAGCCGGCCTGGGAGCAGATCGCCGAGGCCGAGCCCGAGCTGCGCGCGTTGTTCGACGCCGACCACGACGGCACCGCCCAGGCCACCTGGCTGGCGTCGGCCCGCGATCTGGTGAGCACCTACTTCGAGCTGGAGGATCCGCGCGGCTTCGACCCCACCGGTCGTGAGCTGCTGGTGGAGACCGTCCTCGACGACGGGCTGCTGCTGCGCGGCTACGTCGACCGGCTCGACACCGCGCCCGACGGCCAGGTCCGGGTGGTCGACTACAAGACCGGCGCGTCGCCGCGGGAGGCCTTCGAGGGCAAGGCGCTGTTCCAGATGAAGTTCTATGCGCTGGTCCTGTGGCGCACCACCGGCACGATCCCCGCGCAGCTGAAGCTCATGTACCTCTCCGACCGTGACGAGCTGCGCTACTGCCCCGACCAGCACGAGCTCGAGCGGCTCGAGCGGCAGCTCGCGGCGCTCTGGGCGGCGATCGAGAAGTCGCTGGCCGCGCGCGAGTTCCGGCCGAACCCGAGCAAGCTGTGCAACTGGTGCGACCACAAGGCGCTGTGCCCGGCGTACGGCGGCACGCCGCCGCCGTTTCCCGACGAGCACGCGCTGAGCTTCACCATCAACCGGCGCACCGAGAACCCCACCGCCGACTGA
- a CDS encoding HAD family hydrolase: protein MSPADYAAVLFDMDGTLVDTEPLWHQAEIDLFARFGLPWSVEQAKALTGSSMPATARFFQDRGVDLPAQDIIDRLAAYVMAGLRTGPVFVPETRELLRRCHAAAVPAALVTMSPRALADAVLAGLPAEAFAFTIAAEEVEHGKPHPEPYLRAAAALGVDPAQCLALEDSRPGIASALAAGCTVRSVGPLAGTIPGAPPMANVTNTSR from the coding sequence ATGAGCCCGGCCGACTACGCCGCCGTCCTGTTCGACATGGACGGCACACTGGTCGACACCGAGCCGCTGTGGCACCAGGCCGAGATCGACCTGTTCGCGCGGTTCGGTCTGCCGTGGAGCGTCGAGCAGGCCAAGGCGCTCACCGGCAGCAGCATGCCGGCGACCGCGCGGTTCTTCCAGGACCGCGGGGTCGACCTGCCGGCCCAGGACATCATCGACCGGCTCGCGGCGTACGTCATGGCGGGACTGCGCACCGGGCCGGTCTTCGTGCCGGAGACCCGCGAGCTGCTGCGCCGCTGCCACGCCGCGGCGGTGCCGGCGGCGCTGGTGACGATGTCGCCGCGGGCGCTCGCGGACGCCGTGCTGGCCGGCCTTCCGGCGGAGGCGTTCGCCTTCACCATCGCCGCCGAGGAGGTCGAGCACGGCAAGCCGCACCCGGAGCCGTACCTTCGGGCCGCGGCGGCGCTCGGCGTCGATCCGGCGCAGTGCCTCGCGCTGGAGGACTCCCGGCCCGGCATCGCCTCGGCGCTCGCGGCCGGCTGCACGGTGCGCAGCGTCGGGCCGCTCGCCGGCACGATCCCCGGCGCGCCGCCCATGGCGAACGTGACCAACACGTCGCGATAA
- the metH gene encoding methionine synthase, which translates to MQQPTRPSFLTALDNGPLVTDGAMGTMLQGFDLSLDDFAQLEGCNEILNVTRPDVVRAVHDRYLAAGAQAIETNTFGANYANLLEYDIPERIYELAEAGARIAREAADAASTDDQPRFVLGSIGPGTKLPTLGHAPFTTLRDAYQQQVAGLLDGGVDAVLIETCQDLLQAKSAVIGAKRAMAERGHEVPIICHVTVETTGTMLLGSEIGAALNALTALGIDVIGLNCATGPEEMSEHLRYLSAHSPIRISVMPNAGLPELGPDGAVYPLGPEAFSSAVRRFVTDYGVSMVGGCCGTTPEHISALREAVAGLTPATREPVLEAGISSLYQQVPYRQDAGVLLIGERTNTNGSKAFREALIDGRLDDCVEVAKGLARDGSHVIDLCVDYVGRDGAADMSTLAERFATATTLPIMLDSTEVPVIEAGLERLGGRCIINSVNLEDGDGEGSRWARLLPIVREHGAAVVALTIDEEGQARTAADKVRIAGRMIDELHERWGIAHEDIMVDTLTFTIATGQEESRRDALETIEGIRALKAAYPKVSTTLGLSNVSFGLNPAARQVLNSVFLNECQDAGLDSAILHASKILPMSKIDDEQRTIALDLIYDRRRPAEGDEPAYDPLTRFMEIFEGVKVSGSAQSRAAQLAALPLDERLKQRIIDGERAGLEADLDEAMGSMPPLAIINDLLLDGMKTVGELFGSGKMQLPFVLQSAEVMKAAVAHLEPHMDKTDDAGKGTIVLATVKGDVHDIGKNLVDIILSNNGYTVVNLGIKQPVNTIIDAALEHNADAVGMSGLLVKSTVIMKENLQELNARGLADRFPVILGGAALTRSYVEDDLDEVYESDVHYARDAFEGLRVMDNVMAVRRGLITPAESEEAARKKAERRARRERSLRIAEQRKAAEQPVQLPARSDVATDNPVPQPPFWGSRVIKGIPLADYSGMIDERATFMGQWGLRGSRDGASYDDLVAAEGRPRLREWLDRIHTDALSEAAVVYGYFPCVSEGDDVVVLNEDGSDRVRFTFPRQPRDRHLCLADFFRSREQADAEGRPDVIAFDIVTMGGKISQETARLFAADSYREYMELHGLSVQLTEALAEYWHQRIRSELVFEGGRSAAAEDPKRLEEFFKLGYRGARFAFGYPACPDLEQQTKLIDLLEPSRIGVELSEGYQLHPEQSTSALVCHHPEAKYFAT; encoded by the coding sequence GTGCAGCAACCAACTCGCCCCTCGTTCCTGACCGCACTCGACAACGGACCGCTGGTCACCGACGGGGCGATGGGCACGATGCTGCAGGGCTTCGACCTCTCCCTCGACGACTTCGCGCAGCTCGAAGGCTGCAACGAGATCCTCAACGTGACGCGGCCGGACGTCGTCCGCGCGGTGCACGACCGCTACCTCGCCGCCGGCGCGCAGGCGATCGAGACCAACACGTTCGGCGCGAACTACGCGAACCTCCTCGAGTACGACATCCCGGAGCGGATCTACGAGCTCGCGGAGGCCGGCGCGCGGATTGCGCGCGAGGCCGCCGACGCCGCGTCGACCGACGACCAGCCGCGGTTCGTGCTGGGCTCCATCGGTCCCGGCACCAAGCTGCCCACCCTCGGGCACGCCCCGTTCACGACGCTGCGCGACGCCTACCAGCAGCAGGTCGCCGGGCTGCTCGACGGCGGCGTCGACGCCGTGCTCATCGAGACCTGCCAGGACCTGCTGCAGGCCAAGAGCGCGGTCATCGGCGCGAAGCGGGCGATGGCCGAGCGGGGCCACGAGGTCCCGATCATCTGCCATGTCACGGTCGAGACCACCGGCACGATGCTGCTGGGCTCGGAGATCGGCGCCGCGCTCAACGCGCTCACCGCGCTCGGCATCGACGTCATCGGCCTGAACTGCGCGACCGGCCCCGAGGAGATGAGCGAGCACCTGCGCTACCTGTCCGCGCACTCTCCGATCCGCATCTCGGTGATGCCGAACGCGGGCCTGCCCGAGCTCGGGCCCGACGGCGCGGTCTACCCGCTGGGCCCCGAGGCGTTCAGCTCGGCCGTCCGCCGGTTCGTCACCGACTACGGCGTGAGCATGGTCGGCGGCTGCTGCGGCACCACCCCGGAGCACATCTCCGCGCTGCGCGAGGCCGTCGCCGGCCTGACCCCCGCGACCCGCGAGCCGGTGCTCGAGGCGGGCATCTCCTCGCTCTACCAGCAGGTGCCGTACCGGCAGGACGCCGGCGTCCTGCTCATCGGCGAGCGCACCAACACCAACGGCAGCAAGGCGTTCCGCGAGGCGCTCATCGACGGCCGCCTCGACGATTGCGTCGAGGTGGCCAAGGGCCTCGCCCGCGACGGCTCGCACGTCATCGACCTGTGCGTCGACTACGTCGGTCGGGACGGCGCGGCCGACATGAGCACCCTCGCCGAGCGGTTCGCGACGGCGACGACGCTGCCGATCATGCTCGACTCGACCGAGGTGCCGGTCATCGAGGCGGGCCTGGAACGGCTCGGCGGCCGCTGCATCATCAACTCGGTGAACCTCGAGGACGGCGACGGCGAAGGGTCCCGCTGGGCCCGGCTGCTGCCGATCGTGCGCGAGCACGGCGCGGCCGTCGTCGCGCTCACGATCGACGAGGAGGGCCAGGCCCGCACCGCCGCCGACAAGGTGCGCATCGCCGGCCGCATGATCGACGAGCTGCACGAGCGGTGGGGCATCGCGCACGAGGACATCATGGTCGACACCCTCACGTTCACCATCGCCACCGGGCAGGAGGAGAGCCGCCGCGACGCGCTGGAGACCATCGAGGGCATCCGCGCGCTGAAGGCCGCCTACCCCAAGGTGAGCACCACCCTCGGGCTGTCGAACGTGTCGTTCGGCCTGAACCCCGCGGCGCGGCAGGTGCTCAACTCGGTGTTCCTCAACGAGTGCCAGGACGCCGGGCTGGACAGCGCGATCCTGCACGCCAGCAAGATCCTGCCGATGTCCAAGATCGACGACGAGCAGCGCACCATCGCCCTCGACCTGATCTACGACCGGCGCCGGCCGGCCGAGGGTGACGAGCCGGCGTACGACCCGCTGACCCGCTTCATGGAGATCTTCGAGGGCGTCAAGGTCTCCGGCAGCGCCCAGTCGCGCGCCGCCCAGCTGGCCGCGCTGCCGCTGGACGAGCGCCTCAAGCAGCGGATCATCGACGGCGAGCGGGCCGGTCTCGAGGCCGACCTCGACGAGGCGATGGGCAGCATGCCGCCGCTGGCGATCATCAACGACCTCCTGCTCGACGGCATGAAGACGGTCGGCGAGCTGTTCGGCTCGGGCAAGATGCAGCTGCCGTTCGTCCTGCAGTCGGCCGAGGTGATGAAGGCCGCCGTCGCGCACCTCGAGCCGCACATGGACAAGACCGACGACGCCGGCAAGGGCACCATCGTGCTGGCGACCGTCAAGGGCGACGTGCACGACATCGGCAAGAACCTCGTCGACATCATCCTGAGCAACAACGGCTACACCGTCGTGAACCTCGGCATCAAGCAGCCGGTCAACACGATCATCGACGCCGCGCTCGAGCACAACGCCGACGCGGTGGGCATGTCCGGGCTCCTGGTGAAGTCGACGGTCATCATGAAGGAGAACCTGCAGGAGCTCAACGCGCGCGGCCTCGCCGACCGGTTCCCGGTGATCCTCGGCGGCGCCGCGCTGACCCGGTCGTACGTCGAGGACGACCTCGACGAGGTCTACGAGTCCGACGTGCACTACGCCCGCGACGCGTTCGAGGGGCTGCGGGTGATGGACAACGTCATGGCGGTCCGCCGCGGCCTGATCACCCCCGCCGAGTCCGAGGAGGCCGCCCGCAAGAAGGCCGAGCGGCGCGCCCGCCGGGAGCGGTCCCTGAGGATCGCCGAGCAGCGCAAGGCCGCCGAGCAGCCGGTGCAGCTGCCGGCCCGGTCGGACGTCGCCACCGACAATCCGGTCCCGCAGCCGCCGTTCTGGGGATCGCGCGTGATCAAGGGCATCCCGCTGGCCGACTACTCGGGGATGATCGACGAGCGGGCCACCTTCATGGGCCAGTGGGGGCTGCGCGGATCGCGCGACGGGGCGTCGTACGACGACCTCGTCGCGGCGGAGGGCCGCCCGCGGCTGCGGGAATGGCTCGATCGCATCCACACCGACGCCCTGTCGGAGGCTGCGGTCGTGTACGGGTACTTCCCGTGCGTGTCCGAGGGCGACGACGTCGTCGTGCTCAACGAGGACGGCTCCGACCGCGTCCGGTTCACCTTCCCGCGCCAGCCGCGCGACCGGCACCTGTGCCTGGCCGACTTCTTCCGCAGCCGCGAGCAGGCGGACGCGGAGGGCCGGCCGGACGTGATCGCCTTCGACATCGTCACGATGGGCGGCAAGATCTCCCAGGAGACCGCGCGGCTGTTCGCCGCCGACTCCTACCGCGAGTACATGGAGCTGCACGGGCTGTCGGTGCAGCTCACCGAGGCGCTCGCCGAGTACTGGCACCAGCGGATCCGCAGCGAGCTGGTCTTCGAAGGCGGCCGCTCGGCCGCCGCCGAGGACCCGAAGCGGCTCGAGGAGTTCTTCAAGCTCGGCTACCGCGGTGCCCGGTTCGCGTTCGGCTACCCGGCCTGCCCGGACCTCGAGCAGCAGACCAAGCTCATCGACCTGCTCGAGCCGTCCCGGATCGGCGTGGAGCTCTCCGAGGGCTACCAGCTGCATCCCGAGCAGTCGACCTCGGCGCTGGTGTGCCACCACCCCGAGGCCAAGTACTTCGCGACATGA
- a CDS encoding DUF3349 domain-containing protein, giving the protein MADNLLTRILGWLRAGYPNGVPRGDYVALLGILHRQLTTTELDQIVDALGRYAEQGKAAIGREDIERVISERTFQNASADDIARVSARLAAGGWPLAGSAAMHRQAEQPDADADAKDGLLTRVTAWLKKGYPAGVPQQDYIPLIALLRRRLSDDDVRDVVELLVADGTIPADRTDIGAAIVRVTDEMPSEPDLRRVREQLGDSELDVPQ; this is encoded by the coding sequence ATGGCCGACAACCTCCTGACCCGGATCCTCGGCTGGCTGCGCGCCGGCTACCCGAACGGGGTACCGCGCGGCGACTACGTCGCCCTGCTGGGCATCCTGCACCGGCAGCTGACGACCACCGAGCTCGACCAGATCGTCGACGCCCTGGGCCGTTACGCCGAGCAGGGCAAGGCGGCGATCGGCCGCGAGGACATCGAGCGGGTGATCTCCGAGCGCACCTTCCAGAACGCGAGCGCCGACGACATCGCGCGGGTGTCCGCGCGGCTCGCTGCGGGCGGCTGGCCGCTGGCCGGCAGCGCGGCGATGCACCGCCAGGCCGAGCAGCCCGACGCCGACGCGGACGCCAAGGACGGCCTGCTCACCCGCGTCACGGCCTGGCTCAAGAAGGGCTACCCGGCCGGTGTCCCGCAGCAGGACTACATTCCGCTGATCGCGCTGCTGCGGCGCCGGCTCAGCGACGACGACGTGCGTGACGTCGTGGAGCTGCTCGTCGCCGACGGCACGATCCCCGCCGATCGCACCGACATCGGCGCCGCCATCGTGCGGGTCACGGACGAGATGCCGTCCGAGCCGGACCTGCGGCGGGTGCGCGAGCAGCTCGGGGACAGCGAGCTCGACGTCCCGCAGTGA
- a CDS encoding inorganic phosphate transporter produces MTTELIILALVVITALGFDFTNGFHDTGNAMATSIATGALAPKVAVALSAVLNLVGAFLSVEVALTVTNAVIKIQGKDGAPRSEFLADGGHALLLIVLAGLCGGIVWNLLTWLLGLPSSSSHALFGGLIGAAIAGLGLGGVNWSGDGTKLDGVVGKVILPAFLSPLIAVAISAVATWLIHRVTEGVSERYRERGFRWGQIGSASLVSLAHGTNDAQKTMGVITLALLATHEWSDTGSVPLWVKIACALAIALGTYLGGWRIIRTLGKGLVEISAPQGMAAESASAATILASSHLGFALSTTHVATGSILGTGIGRKGAEVRWGVAGRMVAAWLITLPAAAVVGALMWWIGHLIGGLAGPLVVFGLLAALSAYLYRHSRKAPVDAGNVNDAWGSATVPPDGAALGANTRKVAS; encoded by the coding sequence GTGACGACGGAACTGATCATTCTGGCGCTGGTGGTCATCACCGCTCTCGGATTCGACTTCACCAACGGCTTCCACGACACCGGCAACGCGATGGCGACGTCGATCGCCACCGGCGCGCTGGCGCCGAAGGTGGCCGTCGCTCTGTCGGCGGTGCTCAACCTGGTCGGCGCGTTCCTATCGGTCGAGGTCGCGCTGACGGTCACCAACGCGGTGATCAAGATCCAGGGCAAGGACGGCGCGCCCCGGAGCGAGTTCCTCGCGGACGGCGGGCACGCGCTGCTGCTGATCGTCCTGGCCGGCCTGTGCGGCGGCATCGTGTGGAACCTGCTGACCTGGCTGCTCGGGCTGCCGTCCAGCTCCTCGCACGCGCTGTTCGGCGGGCTGATCGGAGCCGCCATCGCCGGTCTCGGGCTGGGCGGCGTGAACTGGTCAGGCGATGGCACCAAGCTCGACGGAGTCGTCGGCAAGGTCATCCTGCCGGCGTTCCTGTCCCCGCTGATCGCCGTCGCCATCTCCGCGGTCGCGACCTGGCTGATCCACCGGGTGACCGAGGGAGTCTCCGAGCGGTACCGCGAGCGGGGCTTCCGCTGGGGACAGATCGGCTCCGCCTCGCTCGTCTCGCTGGCGCACGGCACCAACGACGCGCAGAAGACGATGGGCGTCATCACGCTCGCGCTGCTGGCCACCCACGAGTGGTCGGACACCGGCAGCGTGCCGCTGTGGGTCAAGATCGCGTGCGCCCTCGCCATCGCACTGGGCACCTATCTCGGCGGCTGGCGGATCATCCGCACGCTCGGCAAGGGGCTCGTCGAGATCTCCGCGCCCCAGGGGATGGCCGCGGAGAGCGCCTCGGCGGCCACGATCCTCGCCTCGAGCCACCTCGGCTTCGCGCTGTCGACGACGCATGTCGCGACGGGATCGATCCTCGGCACCGGCATCGGCAGGAAGGGTGCCGAGGTGCGATGGGGCGTCGCCGGGCGGATGGTGGCCGCCTGGCTGATCACCCTGCCGGCCGCGGCCGTCGTCGGGGCGCTGATGTGGTGGATCGGCCACCTGATCGGCGGGCTGGCGGGCCCGCTCGTCGTCTTCGGACTGCTCGCCGCCCTGTCGGCATACCTGTACCGGCATTCCCGCAAGGCCCCGGTCGACGCGGGCAACGTCAACGACGCGTGGGGGAGCGCGACCGTCCCGCCGGACGGCGCCGCCCTCGGCGCCAACACCCGGAAGGTCGCATCGTGA
- a CDS encoding PAC2 family protein — MMPSEDSLPDLVAPVMVCAFSGWNDAGEAASSAVEHLALTWDARPYATLEGEEYYDFQVNRPQVSLVDGVSRRITWPGVDISIARMPSSGRDLVLVSGPEPNLRWLTFCEEILDVVRDLGVERLVLLGGLSTDSHFERRVPVSGSAWDARSAARYALAATRYEGPTGVTGLLHHLAVRSGFEAVSFWAGTPYYVSAPVWSPATVALLRRVEQVIGEDIPLGTLDQQAAASIDAVRALVDADPSMREHIDALADEPEIDSTTADELAAEFERYLRRHDDDGKG, encoded by the coding sequence ATGATGCCCTCAGAGGACTCGCTGCCCGATCTCGTCGCGCCGGTGATGGTGTGCGCGTTCTCGGGCTGGAACGACGCCGGCGAGGCGGCGTCGTCGGCCGTGGAGCATCTCGCGCTCACCTGGGACGCCCGCCCGTACGCCACGCTGGAGGGCGAGGAGTACTACGACTTCCAGGTCAACCGCCCCCAGGTCTCGCTGGTGGACGGCGTGTCGCGCCGCATCACCTGGCCCGGCGTCGACATCAGCATCGCCCGGATGCCGTCCTCCGGGCGCGATCTGGTGCTGGTGAGCGGACCCGAGCCGAACCTGCGCTGGCTGACGTTCTGCGAGGAGATCCTCGACGTGGTCCGCGACCTCGGTGTCGAACGGCTGGTGCTGCTGGGCGGGTTGAGCACGGACAGCCACTTCGAGCGGCGCGTGCCGGTCAGCGGCTCGGCGTGGGATGCGCGGTCCGCCGCCCGCTACGCGCTGGCGGCGACCCGCTACGAGGGTCCCACCGGCGTGACCGGGCTGCTGCACCACCTCGCGGTGCGCAGCGGGTTCGAGGCCGTGTCGTTCTGGGCGGGTACGCCGTACTACGTGTCCGCGCCGGTGTGGTCGCCGGCCACCGTGGCGCTGCTGCGCCGCGTCGAGCAGGTGATCGGTGAGGACATCCCGCTGGGCACGCTCGATCAGCAGGCGGCCGCGTCGATCGACGCGGTCCGCGCGCTGGTGGACGCCGACCCGTCGATGCGTGAGCACATCGACGCGCTGGCCGACGAGCCGGAGATCGACTCGACGACCGCCGACGAGCTGGCGGCCGAGTTCGAGAGATACCTCCGGCGGCACGACGACGACGGCAAGGGCTGA
- a CDS encoding N-acyl-D-amino-acid deacylase family protein codes for MAEFDLVVRGGTVVDGSGAEGFSGDVAVSGGRIVETGTVSGRGRREIDVDGAVVAPGFVDIHTHFDGQATWDSYLQPTSWHGVTTAVMGNCGVGFAPAVPADHQRLIRLMEGVEDIPGVALTEGLAWDWESFPEFLDALERNPHDVDFATQVPHAALRVRAMGSRAASHEIATGEEVAMMAKLAAEAIEAGALGFSTSRTLNHKSSDGELTPSYRAGVDELVAIARAIGETGTGVLQLVSDLPVKDQSEFELVTRMLEASRRPMSISLAQGGPNPDRYKSILAFITEMNERGHTLRGQAGARAIGIILGLECTLHPFMMNPVFKEIAHLPIAEQAARMSDPAMKSRMLAAQTAEKDPNIIGGELIDFYSHMVYLADPPDYEPDLRTQSLANRAFAENRTPEDIAYDIMVEDEGRGKLYAPLLNYGHGNLDAVREMLAHPHTVPGLSDGGAHVGTICDGSFPTTLLQYWVRDRPHGRLSLPFVIARQARATAEAVGLLDRGLLRPGYKADLNVIDMDALHLHRPTVRFDLPAGGRRLLQRADGYRHTFVSGVEVYHDGEATGELPGKLVRGAQSV; via the coding sequence ATGGCCGAGTTCGACCTCGTGGTCCGCGGCGGCACCGTCGTCGACGGATCGGGCGCGGAGGGCTTCAGCGGCGACGTCGCGGTCTCCGGCGGACGGATCGTGGAGACCGGCACGGTCTCCGGCCGGGGCAGGCGGGAGATCGACGTCGACGGGGCGGTCGTCGCGCCCGGGTTCGTCGACATCCACACCCACTTCGACGGCCAGGCGACCTGGGACAGCTATCTGCAGCCGACCTCGTGGCACGGCGTCACGACCGCCGTGATGGGCAACTGCGGGGTCGGCTTCGCGCCGGCCGTGCCGGCCGACCACCAGCGGCTGATCAGGCTGATGGAGGGCGTCGAGGACATTCCGGGCGTGGCGCTCACCGAGGGGCTGGCGTGGGACTGGGAGAGCTTCCCCGAGTTCCTCGACGCGCTGGAGCGCAACCCGCACGACGTCGACTTCGCGACCCAGGTGCCGCACGCGGCGCTGCGGGTGCGCGCGATGGGCAGCCGCGCGGCCTCGCACGAGATCGCCACCGGTGAAGAGGTCGCGATGATGGCGAAGCTCGCCGCCGAGGCCATCGAGGCGGGCGCGCTGGGCTTCTCCACCTCGCGCACGCTGAACCACAAGAGCAGCGACGGCGAGCTCACCCCGTCGTACCGCGCCGGCGTCGACGAGCTCGTGGCGATCGCCCGGGCCATCGGTGAGACCGGCACCGGCGTGCTGCAGCTCGTCTCGGACCTGCCGGTGAAGGACCAGTCCGAGTTCGAGCTCGTCACCAGGATGCTGGAGGCCTCGCGGCGTCCGATGTCGATCTCGCTGGCTCAGGGCGGCCCGAATCCCGACCGCTACAAGTCGATCCTGGCGTTCATCACCGAGATGAACGAGCGGGGGCACACCTTGCGCGGCCAGGCGGGCGCCCGGGCGATCGGCATCATCCTCGGGCTGGAGTGCACGCTGCACCCGTTCATGATGAACCCCGTCTTCAAGGAGATCGCGCACCTGCCCATCGCGGAGCAGGCCGCCCGGATGTCGGATCCGGCGATGAAGTCCCGGATGCTCGCGGCCCAGACCGCCGAGAAGGACCCGAACATCATCGGCGGGGAGCTGATCGACTTCTACAGCCACATGGTGTACCTGGCCGACCCGCCGGACTACGAGCCGGACCTGCGGACCCAGTCCCTGGCCAACCGGGCCTTCGCCGAGAACCGGACGCCCGAGGACATCGCCTACGACATCATGGTCGAGGACGAGGGGCGTGGAAAGCTCTACGCTCCCCTGCTCAACTACGGCCACGGCAACCTCGACGCGGTCCGCGAGATGCTGGCGCACCCGCACACCGTCCCCGGGCTGTCGGACGGCGGCGCGCACGTCGGAACCATCTGCGACGGCAGCTTCCCCACCACGCTGCTGCAGTACTGGGTCCGCGACCGCCCGCACGGCCGCCTCAGCCTGCCGTTCGTGATCGCCCGTCAGGCGCGCGCCACCGCCGAGGCGGTCGGCCTGCTGGATCGGGGCCTGCTGCGGCCGGGCTACAAGGCCGACCTCAACGTCATCGACATGGACGCTCTGCACCTGCACCGGCCCACCGTGCGCTTCGACCTGCCCGCGGGCGGCCGCCGCCTGCTGCAGCGCGCCGATGGCTATCGGCACACGTTCGTCAGCGGCGTGGAGGTCTACCACGACGGCGAGGCGACCGGCGAGCTCCCGGGCAAGCTGGTCCGCGGGGCCCAGTCCGTCTGA